In Macadamia integrifolia cultivar HAES 741 chromosome 1, SCU_Mint_v3, whole genome shotgun sequence, a single window of DNA contains:
- the LOC122080614 gene encoding leucine-rich repeat receptor protein kinase HPCA1-like, whose product FSVVHSTLVFLGGRLFDGNQLSGKIPSTVGLVQTLEVLRLDRNSLIGPVPSNLNNLTSINELNLAHNQLTGSVPDLTGMDSLNYVDLSNNSFAQSEAPSWFSTIQSLTTLVMEYGTLQGKVPQKLFSFPQLQQIKLRNNALNNTLDMGDSISQQLQLVDLQNNHISSVTLNSAYRNTLILTGNPVCTTGISNTNYCQLQKQTTNPYSTSLANCGTKSCPPDQGLSPQSCECAYPYEGTLYFRAPSFRDLSNISTFHALEMSLWIKLGLTPGSVSLQNSFFNVDDYLQIQLELFPSIGNGKYFNRSEIQRIGFYLSNQTYKPPPEFGPYYFIASPYAFPVELGGTSLSIGVIVGIGTGCGVLILILMGVGIYIFQQKWRAERAIELSKPFASWGPSGEDSGGPPQLKGARWFSYDELKKCTNNFSESNEIGFGGYGKVYRGMLSSGLVVAIKRAQQGSMQGGLEFKTEIELLSRVHHKNLVGLVGFCFEQGEQMLVYEFMPNGTLRDNLSGKSGIPLDWKRRLCIALGSARGLAYLHDLANPPIIHRDVKSTNILLDENLTAKVADFGLSKLVSDSGKGHISTQVKGTLGYLDPEYYMTQQLTEKSDVYSFGIVMLELVTSKQPIEKGKYIVREVQIAMDKNDKEYYGLEEILDPKIRNLQNPIGFVRFVDLALHCVEESAEDRPTMSDVVKGIEGILQQDGVITKSTSASSSAAEFRTTKGKPQHPYDDALPKKDVNNSDAFDYSGGYMLSTRVEPK is encoded by the exons TTCTCTGTGGTTCATTCAACACTTGTGTTTCTTGGTGGCAGACTATTTGATGGAAACCAGCTAAGTGGGAAAATCCCATCTACAGTAGGACTTGTTCAAACACTTGAGGTTCT TCGCCTGGATAGGAACTCTCTAATAGGACCGGTCCCATCTAACCTCAACAACCTCACAAGCATCAATGAACT GAATTTGGCACATAATCAACTGACAGGCTCAGTGCCTGACCTAACTGGAATGGACTCCCTCAATTACGT GGACTTGAGCAATAACTCATTTGCCCAATCAGAAGCTCCAAGTTGGTTCTCAACCATACAATCTCTCACTACTCT TGTAATGGAATATGGAACACTTCAAGGAAAAGTGCCACAAAAGCTTTTCAGTTTTCCACAACTACAACAAAT AAAACTTAGGAACAATGCATTGAATAACACTTTGGACATGGGAGACAGCATTAGCCAGCAACTGCAGCTTGTTGATTTGCAAAACAACCACATTTCCTCTGTAACATTGAACTCTGCGTATAGAAATACTCTAAT ACTAACTGGTAACCCGGTCTGCACTACTGGTATCTCAAATACAAACTATTGCCAACTTCAGAAACAAACAACAAATCCCTATTCAACCAGCCTAGCTAATTGTGGAACCAAATCATGTCCCCCTGACCAGGGGCTAAGTCCTCAGAGTTGTGAGTGTGCATATCCATATGAAGGGACATTGTATTTTAGAGCACCTTCCTTTCGAGATTTGTCCAACATCTCTACATTTCATGCATTGGAAATGAGCCTGTGGATCAAGCTTGGCCTAACCCCTGGTTCAGTCTCTCTTCAGAACTCCTTCTTTAATGTGGATGACTATCTTCAGATCCAGTTAGAACTCTTTCCGTCCATCGGAAATGGAAAGTATTTTAATCGGTCAGAAATACAGAGGATTGGGTTTTACCTGAGCAATCAAACATATAAGCCTCCTCCTGAGTTTGGACCTTACTATTTCATTGCATCTCCTTATGCTTTCCCAG TTGAACTTGGAGGAACTTCTTTAAGCATAGGTGTAATTGTCGGAATAGGAACTGGTTGTGGTGTTCTCATCCTCATACTCATGGGTGTTGGAATCTACATATTTCAACAAAAATGGCGTGCTGAGAGAGCCATTGAGTTGAGTAAGCCATTCG CATCATGGGGTCCTAGCGGTGAAGATAGTGGTGGTCCTCCACAATTGAAAGGGGCCAGATGGTTCTCATATGATGAACTCAAAAAGTGCACCAACAATTTTTCAGAAAGCAATGAAATTGGATTTGGGGGCTATGGCAAG GTTTATAGAGGGATGCTCTCAAGTGGACTTGTGGTGGCAATCAAAAGAGCTCAACAAGGATCAATGCAGGGTGGGCTTGAGTTCAAGACTGAAATTGAGTTGCTTTCTCGGGTTCATCATAAGAACCTCGTGGGACTTGTTGGATTTTGTTTTGAGCAAGGAGAACAAATGCTGGTTTATGAATTTATGCCTAATGGGACACTTAGAGACAACTTGTCTG GGAAATCAGGCATTCCCTTGGATTGGAAACGAAGACTTTGCATTGCTCTTGGTTCAGCTAGAGGATTAGCATATCTTCATGACTTGGCTAATCCTCCTATAATTCATAGAGATGTCAAGTCTACTAATATTCTATTGGATGAAAATTTAACTGCAAAAGTTGCAGATTTTGGCCTGTCAAAATTGGTATCAGATAGTGGCAAGGGGCACATATCCACTCAAGTTAAAGGCACATTG GGTTATCTAGATCCTGAGTATTATATGACTCAACAATTGACAGAGAAGAGTGATGTTTACAGCTTTGGCATAGTGATGCTTGAATTGGTTACTTCCAAGCAACCAATAGAGAAGGGGAAGTATATTGTCCGCGAGGTGCAAATAGCTATGGATAAAAATGACAAAGAATACTATGGCTTAGAAGAGATATTAGATCCAAAAATTAGAAATCTACAAAATCCCATAGGTTTTGTGAGATTTGTGGATTTGGCCCTGCACTGTGTAGAAGAATCAGCTGAAGACCGTCCAACAATGAGTGATGTTgtgaaggggattgaaggcatATTACAACAAGATGGTGTGATCACAAAATCAACCTCAGCATCCTCGTCCGCTGCAGAATTTCGAACTACCAAGGGAAAACCTCAACATCCCTATGATGATGCTTTGCCGAAGAAGGATGTAAACAACAGTGATGCCTTTGACTACAGTGGTGGATACATGCTCTCTACCAGAGTTGAACCCAAGTAG